The Puntigrus tetrazona isolate hp1 chromosome 16, ASM1883169v1, whole genome shotgun sequence genome includes a region encoding these proteins:
- the si:dkey-29h14.10 gene encoding uncharacterized protein si:dkey-29h14.10 isoform X1 — MDSTVGISSDKQLQRYLGSLSKCMTGCLVQRMSSCLSRSRTITVYEEQVITSQPTDMQKASRLMQIVIKKGQSACSLFFTCLGICDPVLYENVTGFPAQFNPEDHQHAEQIPLSEKLQFTPCIINIQNSSLTNCIIGNNNRQCITCDQHSLLAQNDASNVNEMPDTESRDQLLPVQDTISGNSVHMERSNIEYVIIGDHNSMTVTEYSEFEEDTETEPEVIG, encoded by the exons ATGGACAGCACCGTTGGTATATCCTCTG ATAAACAATTACAACGCTATTTGGGCTCCCTAAGTAAGTGTATGACTGGGTGCTTGGTTCAAAGGATGTCCAGCTGTTTGTCCCGATCTCGCACGATCACGGTGTACGAAGAACAGGTTATTACGTCCCAGCCCACGGACATGCAGAAAGCCTCCAGGCTGATGCAGATTGTCATTAAAAAAGGTCAAAGTGCATGCAGTTTGTTCTTCACATGCCTTGGGATTTGTGACCCAGTGTTGTACGAGAATGTTACGGGATTCCCAG CACAATTTAATCCAGAGGACCATCAACATGCAGAGCAAATTCCTCTTTCAG AAAAACTGCAATTTACACCTTGTAttataaacatacaaaactcTTCCCTGACCAACTGTATTATTGGAAACAACAATCGCCAATGCATTACCTGTGACCAGCATTCTTTGCTTGCTCAAAATGATGCAAGCAATG tGAATGAAATGCCGGATACTGAGAGCAGAGATCAACTGCTCCCAGTGCAGGACACAATAAGTGGCAACAGCGTTCACATGGAGAGATCCAACATAGAGTATGTAATTATAGGCGACCATAACAGTATGACAGTCACAGAGTACTCGGAGTTTGAAGAGGACACAGAAACTGAGCCAGAAGTGATTGGTTAA
- the si:dkey-29h14.10 gene encoding uncharacterized protein si:dkey-29h14.10 isoform X2: MTGCLVQRMSSCLSRSRTITVYEEQVITSQPTDMQKASRLMQIVIKKGQSACSLFFTCLGICDPVLYENVTGFPAQFNPEDHQHAEQIPLSEKLQFTPCIINIQNSSLTNCIIGNNNRQCITCDQHSLLAQNDASNVNEMPDTESRDQLLPVQDTISGNSVHMERSNIEYVIIGDHNSMTVTEYSEFEEDTETEPEVIG; this comes from the exons ATGACTGGGTGCTTGGTTCAAAGGATGTCCAGCTGTTTGTCCCGATCTCGCACGATCACGGTGTACGAAGAACAGGTTATTACGTCCCAGCCCACGGACATGCAGAAAGCCTCCAGGCTGATGCAGATTGTCATTAAAAAAGGTCAAAGTGCATGCAGTTTGTTCTTCACATGCCTTGGGATTTGTGACCCAGTGTTGTACGAGAATGTTACGGGATTCCCAG CACAATTTAATCCAGAGGACCATCAACATGCAGAGCAAATTCCTCTTTCAG AAAAACTGCAATTTACACCTTGTAttataaacatacaaaactcTTCCCTGACCAACTGTATTATTGGAAACAACAATCGCCAATGCATTACCTGTGACCAGCATTCTTTGCTTGCTCAAAATGATGCAAGCAATG tGAATGAAATGCCGGATACTGAGAGCAGAGATCAACTGCTCCCAGTGCAGGACACAATAAGTGGCAACAGCGTTCACATGGAGAGATCCAACATAGAGTATGTAATTATAGGCGACCATAACAGTATGACAGTCACAGAGTACTCGGAGTTTGAAGAGGACACAGAAACTGAGCCAGAAGTGATTGGTTAA